From one Silurus meridionalis isolate SWU-2019-XX chromosome 23, ASM1480568v1, whole genome shotgun sequence genomic stretch:
- the LOC124377097 gene encoding LOW QUALITY PROTEIN: NLR family CARD domain-containing protein 3-like (The sequence of the model RefSeq protein was modified relative to this genomic sequence to represent the inferred CDS: inserted 2 bases in 1 codon): MSLSAEPDTKSDKSLMEKRSDSPDPSCVSMKSDQSMNRPLHFKSSSTDPRLFQRKRAGSSESSCVSMKSEQSMNHPPIIQLKNEQEKKQEVSTDSRFQKKKFKSSSKTEQDNQPSSTLQTEEHRVSLCHTILKSNLTEKFKRVNEGISQHGSSALLNEIYTELYITEGWSGDVNNEHEVRQIETLSRRPATQEKPIKCNDLFKDKSIRSVLTKGVAGIGKTVSVQKFILDWAEGKANQDVTFMFPLPFRELNLMKQKHLSLMDLFHHFFPEMRKLELIDCERNKVVLIFDGLDECQLPLNFQDNDRLSDVTESASVDVLLTNLIKGXSASSAHLWITSRPGAANQIPPECVDQVTEVRGFSDPQKEEYFRKRIRDQSLANKIITHMKSSRSLHIMCHIPVFCWISATVLERMLGEAESGEIPKTLTQMFTHFLIFQIKHKDQKYHQKCDPDPQQTRDSIMALGKLAFQQLEKGNLMFYEEDLKECGINVREASVYSGVCTQIFREEFGLHLGKVFSFVHLSVQEFLAALYAFLSFISRNVAQQQTTDLSDLFTKSNMSEFLRSAVEKTLQSENGHLDLFLRFLLGLSLESNQTLLRGLMPQTGSSSHSKQETVDYIKEKIIKNPSPEKSINLFHCLNELNDVSLVQEVQTYVNRGGYSCLSRPRLSPAQWSALVFVLLNSEQELDEFNLRKYDPSEECLLKLLPVVKASRKA, encoded by the exons ATGAGTCTCTCTGCAGAACCAGACACAAAATCAGAcaagag tctgATGGAGAAGAGATCAGACTCACCAGATCCCAGCTGTGTGTCCATGAAGAGTGACCAGTCGATGAATCGTCCACTTCACTTTAAAAGCAGTTCTACTGATCCGAG ACTCTttcagagaaagagagcaggCTCATCAGAAtccagctgtgtctccatgaagagtgaacAGTCAATGAATCATCCACCAatcatacaattaaaaaatgaacaggaaaaaaaacaagaagtgtCTACTGATTCAAG ATTTCAAAAGAAGAAATTCAAAAGTAGCAGCAAAACAGAACAAGATAATCAGCCAAGCAGCACACTGCAAACCG aggaacaccGTGTCTCTTTGTGTCACACAATCCTCAAATCCAACCTGACTGAAAAGTTTAAAAGAGTTAATGAAGGAATCTCACAGCATGGAAGTTCAGCACttctgaatgagatctacacagagctctacatcacagagggttGGAGTGGAGACGTCAATAATGAACATGAGGTGAGACAGATTGAGACACTGTCCAGGAGACCAGCAACACAGGAGAAACCCATCAAATGTAATGATCTCTTTAAAGACAAGTCCATCAGAAGTGTGCTGACTAAAGGAGttgctggaattggaaaaacagtctctgtgcagaagttcattctggactgggctgaaggaaaAGCAAATCAGGACGTCACCTTCATGTTTCCACTTCCCTTTAGAGAGCTGAACCTGATGAAGCAGAAACATCTCAGTCTGATGGATCTTTTTCATCACTTTTTCCCAGAAATGAGAAAACTAGAATTAATAGACTGTGAGAGGAATAAAGTGGTGTTGATCTTTGATGGTCTGGATGAGTGTCAACTTCCTCTAAATTTCCAGGACAATGATAGATTGAGTGATGTAACAGAATCAGCCTCAGTGGATGTGCTGCTGACGAACCTCATCAAGGG ATCTGCTTCCTCTGCCCACCTCTGGATCACCTCTCGACCAggagcagccaatcagatcccTCCTGAGTGTGTAGACCAGGTaacagaggtacgagggttcagTGATCCTCAGAAagaggagtacttcaggaagaggataCGTGATCAGAGCCTGGCCaataaaatcatcacacacatgaaGTCTTCAAGAAGCCTCcacatcatgtgccacatcccagtcttctgctggatctcagccactgttctagagagaatgttgggtgaagcagagagtggagaaatccccaagactctgactcaaatgttcaCACACTTCCTGATCTTTCAGATCAAACACAAGGACCAAAAGTACCATCAGAAATGTGACCCTGATCCTCAGCAGACCAGAGATAGCATCATGGCACTGGGAAAACTGGCCTTCCAACAGCTGGAGAAAGGAAACCTGATGTTCTATGAAGAAGACCTGAAAGAGTGTGGCATTAATGTGAGAGAAGCTTCAGTGTACTCAGGAGTGTGTactcagatcttcagagaggagtttgggcttcacctGGGGAAGGTGTTCAGCTTTGTACATCTGAGTGTTCAGGAGTTTCTGGCTGCTTTATATGCATTTCTCTCCTTCATCAGCAGAAATGTAGCACAACAACAAACCACTGATCTGTCTGATCTTTtcaccaaatcaaacatgtctgAGTTCCTCAGGAGTGCAGTGGAGAAGACCTTACAGAGTGAGAATGGACACCTGGACCTGTTCCTCCGCTTccttctgggtctctcactgGAGTCCAATCAGACTCTCTTACGAGGTTTAATgccacagacaggaagtagctctcacagcaaacaggaaacggtggactacattaaagagaagaTAATCAAGAATCCATCTccagagaaatccatcaatctgttccactgtctgaatgaactgaatGATGTTTCTCTGGTGCAGGAAGTGCAAACTTATGTAAACAGAGGAGGTTACAGTTGTCTCAGTAGACCCAGACTCTCTCCTGCTCAGTGGTCTGCtttggtgtttgtgttactgaactcAGAACAGGAGCTGGACGAGTTTAATTTGAGGAAATATGATCCATCAGAGGAATGTCTTCTGAAGCTGCTGCCGGTGGTCAAAGCCTCCAGAAAAGCTTAG